The following coding sequences are from one Paenibacillus tundrae window:
- a CDS encoding response regulator transcription factor — protein sequence MQIIIVDDEAHWVDNLSMTKPWHTLGIEQVHKAYSAREALQMIDTHPIDIVISDIQMPEMTGIELIERIRVRDKKIKCILLSGYSEFEYAKKAIQYEAVDYLLKPPTDDELMGAVQKAIDQLNNEWELVSSLTRTQFTLRENLPHLRGRLLLEALQGHRYSASEWDRKLANYGLPFHTGDAALMLVRLEEEFGQYDSHDQTLIEYAIINMAEEIMGEFMEVWGVKEEHGYLVFLLQLKERKGDIGKETILEKLSIQLQSKVKQFLKGSLSIVMTEWFAFPDQLYPRFRQASAYFRQIVGDEREFVMRVSDVESHAAQGPLDELYTPPTLAQLLESGQWDAAEEKILAVCTELDEKWSESWEHCMEAGFLITASFTNLAHRNKLTLANLMGSDIEFLQSGEAFSTIGKLRKWSLSVLGKLKEGTSNEIKDIRSEYVKKIQDYTDKNLHLDVSLRALADHVNLHPTHLSKIYKIETGEGISEYISRLRMDRACHKLVTTSKKVYEISMEIGYMDPAYFIKVFKRQFGVTPQEYRDQH from the coding sequence GTGCAAATTATCATCGTAGACGACGAAGCACACTGGGTAGATAATCTATCCATGACCAAGCCCTGGCATACGCTGGGGATCGAACAAGTGCATAAAGCTTATTCGGCGCGTGAAGCTTTACAAATGATTGATACACACCCGATTGATATCGTGATTTCAGACATTCAAATGCCAGAAATGACGGGTATTGAACTGATAGAACGGATTCGAGTCCGTGACAAAAAAATAAAATGCATTCTTTTATCCGGGTACTCCGAATTTGAATATGCCAAAAAAGCCATCCAGTACGAGGCCGTAGATTATCTGCTCAAGCCGCCTACAGATGATGAATTAATGGGTGCCGTGCAGAAGGCAATCGACCAACTCAATAACGAATGGGAGCTTGTAAGCTCACTTACGCGAACTCAGTTTACGTTACGGGAGAATCTGCCTCATTTACGTGGACGACTGCTGTTGGAGGCTTTACAGGGACATCGCTACTCAGCTAGTGAATGGGATCGGAAGCTCGCTAACTACGGTCTGCCCTTCCATACGGGGGATGCGGCACTTATGTTGGTGCGTTTGGAAGAGGAATTCGGTCAATATGACAGCCATGATCAGACGCTAATCGAATATGCCATCATCAATATGGCGGAGGAGATTATGGGTGAATTTATGGAGGTATGGGGTGTCAAGGAAGAGCACGGCTATTTGGTGTTCTTACTACAACTGAAGGAGCGCAAAGGTGATATTGGCAAAGAAACCATTTTAGAGAAGCTGTCCATTCAGCTGCAATCCAAGGTCAAGCAGTTCCTCAAGGGCTCCCTCTCTATCGTTATGACCGAGTGGTTTGCTTTCCCGGATCAGCTCTATCCCCGTTTTCGTCAAGCCTCAGCCTATTTCCGGCAGATCGTTGGAGACGAACGTGAATTCGTGATGCGGGTCAGTGATGTAGAATCACACGCAGCGCAAGGCCCGTTGGATGAGCTATATACCCCACCTACGTTAGCACAGCTTCTAGAGAGTGGGCAATGGGATGCTGCTGAAGAGAAAATTCTCGCTGTCTGCACAGAACTGGATGAGAAATGGTCGGAATCGTGGGAGCACTGCATGGAGGCTGGTTTTCTCATTACGGCTTCATTCACTAATCTCGCACACCGTAACAAGCTCACACTGGCTAATCTAATGGGCAGCGATATCGAGTTTCTCCAAAGCGGAGAAGCCTTCTCCACGATTGGCAAGCTGCGAAAATGGTCACTTAGCGTGCTTGGCAAACTCAAAGAAGGCACGTCCAACGAGATCAAGGATATTCGCTCCGAGTACGTGAAGAAAATTCAGGATTATACAGATAAGAACCTGCATTTGGATGTTTCTTTGCGTGCCTTGGCCGATCATGTCAATCTGCATCCGACCCATCTGTCCAAGATATATAAGATTGAAACAGGCGAAGGCATCAGTGAGTACATCTCGCGCCTGCGTATGGATCGCGCATGTCACAAGCTGGTTACGACCAGCAAAAAAGTATATGAAATCAGCATGGAGATTGGCTATATGGACCCGGCTTATTTTATCAAAGTATTCAAGCGTCAGTTCGGCGTTACGCCGCAGGAGTATAGAGACCAGCACTAA
- a CDS encoding cache domain-containing sensor histidine kinase, translating into MHTWKRLILFPAKARSRFSLFAKINLLIVVLFIPILIMYTYSNSVTYDVVSNELQISNTKQLTFLSSQIDSRITQMMDFSLILSRDPNVRAFNGLNMWDDRYDQMQTRYVIQEKMTLQSGVTDIWPTRYAVYSQQNQDVIANYNRSSGYDEDYLKKNMSGQWTYGDQGTAPQEGLQSFYWFFTDSLAQPGTLTGSNLVIEASFSYENIQNMLDTYKAGGQGDPFFYHKGDAPILNRSADKQLSQELIRYLDTHSSEDITQDVVELGGKKYLVSSVKSTYLDWHLVDVIPLYQILQPISLSRNLFYACMILLLVVGISASILLYRNVQYPIKKLIKGLRRVEQGDYSVRLHSNKQNEFSFLFRRFNDMSHQIQDLIENVFHEKIRAREATLKQLQAQINPHFLYNCLGYIINMAQMKDEQAVVSMAHNLSAYYRYTTRMERETSSLQEEIKLLINYLDIQKLRNGRIEYHIDIPEDMLHQSVPRLMLQPMVENSVIHGVAKSYSSGEIRITGESEDGIGKIYIDDDGPGLSPEQYEALNMKMQEPLQEEMGCGLWNTNQRIMHLFGIQSYLRFGPSPLGGFRTEIIWEIPKEDTDPERGNRN; encoded by the coding sequence ATGCATACATGGAAGCGCTTAATATTATTTCCAGCCAAGGCGAGATCACGCTTTAGCCTGTTTGCCAAAATAAATTTGTTAATTGTGGTGTTATTCATCCCCATTCTCATCATGTACACCTACTCGAATAGCGTCACCTATGACGTGGTCAGTAATGAGTTGCAGATTTCGAACACGAAGCAGCTGACGTTCCTATCCAGCCAGATCGATTCGCGTATTACTCAGATGATGGATTTCAGCCTGATTCTCTCTCGTGATCCGAATGTACGAGCTTTCAATGGATTGAACATGTGGGATGATCGATATGATCAGATGCAGACCCGTTATGTTATACAGGAGAAGATGACGCTGCAATCTGGCGTTACAGATATCTGGCCTACTCGCTATGCCGTCTATTCCCAGCAGAATCAGGATGTTATCGCCAACTACAACCGTTCATCCGGGTATGATGAGGATTATTTGAAGAAAAATATGAGCGGACAATGGACCTACGGGGATCAAGGGACAGCACCTCAAGAAGGGCTGCAATCCTTCTACTGGTTCTTCACCGATTCCTTGGCTCAACCAGGGACGCTCACTGGAAGCAACCTCGTCATTGAAGCCAGTTTCAGTTATGAGAATATTCAGAATATGCTGGATACCTATAAAGCTGGTGGGCAAGGCGATCCTTTCTTTTATCACAAGGGTGACGCCCCCATTCTGAATCGTAGTGCCGACAAGCAATTATCCCAAGAGCTCATTCGTTATCTGGATACACACTCCTCAGAAGATATAACGCAGGATGTTGTCGAGCTAGGTGGGAAAAAGTACTTGGTTAGCTCCGTGAAATCCACGTATCTGGACTGGCATCTGGTTGATGTCATCCCGCTCTATCAGATTCTCCAGCCGATCTCACTTAGCCGGAATCTATTCTATGCTTGTATGATTTTGTTACTGGTGGTGGGCATCTCGGCGTCGATCCTGCTCTACCGGAATGTACAATATCCAATCAAAAAACTGATCAAAGGCTTACGCCGTGTAGAGCAGGGAGACTATTCCGTACGCCTGCATAGTAACAAGCAGAACGAGTTCTCGTTCCTGTTCCGCCGCTTCAACGACATGTCCCATCAGATTCAAGACCTGATCGAGAATGTATTTCATGAGAAAATTAGAGCTAGAGAAGCTACGCTGAAGCAGTTGCAGGCGCAGATTAATCCACATTTTCTCTATAACTGTCTTGGCTATATCATCAATATGGCTCAGATGAAGGACGAGCAAGCCGTCGTGTCCATGGCGCATAACCTAAGTGCGTATTATCGCTATACGACGCGCATGGAACGAGAAACCTCTTCCCTTCAGGAAGAGATTAAGCTGCTCATTAACTATTTGGATATTCAAAAGCTGCGTAACGGTCGCATAGAGTATCACATCGATATTCCGGAGGACATGCTCCACCAGTCTGTACCCCGATTAATGCTGCAACCGATGGTCGAGAATTCCGTTATTCACGGTGTGGCGAAGTCCTATTCTTCCGGGGAAATTCGAATAACTGGCGAGAGCGAGGACGGAATAGGCAAAATATACATCGATGACGACGGCCCTGGCCTAAGCCCAGAACAGTACGAAGCACTGAATATGAAAATGCAAGAGCCGTTGCAAGAGGAAATGGGCTGTGGACTTTGGAATACCAACCAGCGCATCATGCACCTGTTCGGTATCCAATCCTACCTCCGATTCGGCCCCTCCCCACTTGGCGGATTCCGAACCGAAATCATCTGGGAGATTCCGAAGGAAGATACAGATCCCGAGCGAGGAAACCGAAACTAA